One region of Armigeres subalbatus isolate Guangzhou_Male chromosome 3, GZ_Asu_2, whole genome shotgun sequence genomic DNA includes:
- the LOC134220071 gene encoding uncharacterized protein LOC134220071: MRTIFAIVFAAVSLFGSFVYGNDYPNKFHCIYGCKQTNAVNNYNHPVNYIPMENFENAGAGVNSTFFRIGIFGKSDAIIRFSKFPMPYNKNIVHEIVVGAGANHFTEIRRQTRFNKLVHTNHVLKKIRTPDILPEMEPFVLQVEFVQDGSVRLTRDGDTEPFLEFCDPDAEISYKYIGFSNWLSKMIYFFDCPVYNFDVRFNNLNML; encoded by the exons ATGAGAACAATCTTTGCTATAGTTTTTGCTGCAGTTTCACTGTTTGGATCATTTGTGTATGGAAATGATTATCCTAACAAATTTCATTGCATCTATGGATGCAAACAGACTAATGCAGTGAACAATTACAATCACCCCGTTAACTACATTCCAATGGAGAACTTTGAGAATGCTGGAGCTGGGGTGAACTCAACTTTCTTCCGGATAGGCATCTTCGGTAAAAGCGATGCTATCATTCGTTTCTCCAAGTTTCCGatgccctacaacaaaaatattGTACATGAGATTG TTGTCGGAGCTGGAGCTAACCATTTCACCGAAATAAGACGGCAGACGAGATTCAACAAGTTGGTACATACCAATCACGtgcttaaaaaaataagaactcCTGACATACTTCCTGAGATGGAGCCGTTCGTACTGCAGGTGGAATTTGTTCAAGATGGATCAGTTCGCTTGACCAGAGACGGCGACACGGAACCATTTTTGGAGTTTTGCGACCCGGACGCTGAGATAAGCTACAAATATATTGGGTTCTCCAACTGGCTGTCCAAAATGATCTACTTTTTCGATTGCCCAGTGTATAATTTCGATGTTAGGTTCAATAATCTTAACATGTTGTAA
- the LOC134220072 gene encoding uncharacterized protein LOC134220072, with protein sequence MAASETLRKCRDAILNNKVVTCLSVALFAFVIATIALATSNQSKKNAIQVCQAVLSHATPLCSVSISNDLPDYAPVYLRSDGNSYKLWAPSGSLLKWNTTQEKTALLCSGDNNVLERTNIQFNENTCSSGQEFLLVGATSSIATKDLKCKSSVDGECSATTESCANGRGVLNKLGFNSGQSSGFITYIEACFDKDRSSVLYTRHILPGGAIANAVSADAYQTWRTTGIDEKVTIETSYTQASQIDRLTTLLGSKEQAAKYVQEGVNYLTRGHLTPRGDGIFQSWKHATFFYTNAVPQWNVINEGNWNNIELRVRMIASVLQEDLLVVQGTFGVLSLLDANSISQPISLSTAGIDVPLWVWKIIKSPSRNAGIAFVTLNNPYETSSIIELLCTDVCEKYGWAEAQYSKFSAGFTYCCDPNDLIRMVPHAPYEALVKDVLTQSMLTSNGVSLSSWLCLVVAAGLLQLLRVV encoded by the exons ATGGCAGCTAGCGAAACATTACGGAAATGTAGAG ATGCTATCTTGAACAACAAAGTGGTGACCTGTTTGAGTGTGGCACTTTTTGCCTTTGTGATAGCGACCATTGCGTTGGCCACATCAAACCAAAGTAAGAAGAACGCTATTCAGGTGTGTCAAGCAGTGCTATCGCATGCG ACACCACTCTGCTCGGTAAGCATATCAAATGATCTTCCTGATTATGCTCCGGTCTATTTGCGATCAGATGGCAATTCGTACAAACTATGGGCTCCCAGTGGATCGCTGCTGAAATGGAATACAACTCAAGAAAAAACTGCCCTGCTCTGTTCGGGCGATAACAATGTCCTGGAACGAACCAACATCCAATTTAATGAGAACACCTGCTCCAGTGGGCAAGAATTTTTGTTAGTAGGAGCAACATCTTCCATTGCGACTAAGGATCTGAAATGTAAGAGTTCTGTAGATGGAGAGTGCAGTGCTACTACCGAGTCATGTGCAAATGGTCGAGGCGTTCTGAATAAACTGGGATTCAATAGTGGACAATCGAGTGGATTCATCACTTACATTGAGGCCTGTTTTGATAAGGATAGATCATCAGTTTTGTACACGCGGCATATCTTACCCGGAGGAGCTATAGCAA ATGCCGTGTCTGCTGATGCCTATCAAACTTGGAGAACTACAGGAATTGACGAAAAAGTTACCATTGAAACCTCCTACACTCAAGCATCTCAAATTGATCGGCTGACAACACTTCTAGGGTCTAAGGAACAGGCTGCAAAATATGTACAAGAGGGTGTAAATTATCTTACCAGAGGTCATCTTACGCCACGAGGCGATGGAATCTTTCAAAGCTGgaaacatgcaacatttttctATACTAATGCAGTGCCTCAATGGAAT GTCATCAACGAAGGAAACTGGAATAACATAGAGTTACGTGTTAGGATGATTGCGTCGGTACTACAGGAGGATTTGCTCGTTGTTCAGGGAACATTTGGTGTCCTGTCTCTATTGGATGCGAATAGCATTTCGCAACCTATCTCTTTGTCTACAGCTGGAATTGATGTTCCCTTGTGGGTATGGAAGATTATTAAGTCTCCGAGCAGGAACGCCGGAATTGCATTCGTAACGTTGAACAACCCATATGAAACCTCCTCCATAATTGAGCTACTGTGCACTGATGTGTGCGAAAAGTATGGTTGGGCAGAGGCACAGTACAGCAAGTTTTCGGCAGGCTTCACGTATTGTTGTGATCCAAATGATCTCATTCGAATGGTTCCGCATGCACCTTATGAAGCATTAGTTAAGGATGTTCTTACTCAATCAATGCTGACTTCCAATGGAGTGAGCTTAAGCTCATGGTTATGTTTGGTAGTAGCTGCCGGGTTGCTTCAACTACTGAGagttgtttaa
- the LOC134220073 gene encoding uncharacterized protein LOC134220073 isoform X1 yields MKIVKLLRTILLFALIRPGRSQCSVNLQEHLGPLEPLFIKDGQLWAPDGPALTWEAHESTIVACSKVKFINASNNTAYLTCVSGQDFLVDETPLNSVELQCSGRMTGEVDDTGEQCGSNGTLLKLGFDVESVGFVTYIESCYDRPDASVIFTKHIIPGKAIAHSIKESYRPAFKVAGTSLHVNPATSYTQKAQMDRLTELLGSEIQAKKFLQGGSYYLARGHLAPDADGVYRSWQWATFFYVNVAPQWQVINAGNWLVVENLSRSKAGQLQEDLVVYDGVHDVLLLPHADGQSIPITLEAAGIRVPKWYWKIIISPVASAGIAFITNNDPFRVDMPDNELLCEDVCQQYGWNEVRFKNFTRGYTYCCTVDGLREAINDIPREFQVNYVLHKREE; encoded by the exons ATGAAAATTGTTAAGCTGCTGAGGACCATTCTACTCTTCGCTCTAATACGACCGGGACGTTCAC AGTGCAGCGTGAATCTTCAAGAGCACTTGGGACCGTTGGAACCCTTGTTTATCAAGGATGGACAATTGTGGGCCCCTGATGGACCGGCGCTGACTTGGGAAGCTCACGAAAGCACGATAGTTGCATGCAGCAAAGTAAAGTTCATAAACG CAAGCAACAACACAGCATATCTCACGTGCGTGTCAGGGCAGGATTTTCTCGTGGATGAAACACCACTCAACTCGGTGGAGCTGCAATGCTCTGGTCGAATGACCGGGGAGGTCGATGACACTGGAGAGCAATGTGGATCCAACGGAACTTTGTTGAAGTTGGGATTTGATGTTGAATCGGTGGGATTTGTAACGTATATAGAATCGTGCTACGATAGGCCAGATGCATCGGTTATTTTTACCAAGCATATCATTCCCGGAAAGGCTATTGCAC ATTCCATCAAAGAATCGTATCGGCCTGCATTCAAGGTAGCTGGAACGTCATTGCACGTCAATCCTGCTACCTCGTATACTCAGAAAGCTCAAATGGACAGGTTAACCGAGCTTTTAGGTTCTGAGATCCAAGCCAAGAAGTTTCTACAGGGTGGGTCGTACTATTTGGCCCGAGGCCACCTGGCTCCGGATGCGGATGGCGTTTATAGATCATGGCAGTGGGCCACTTTTTTCTATGTGAACGTAGCGCCACAATGGCAA GTTATCAACGCAGGTAACTGGCTAGTGGTGGAAAATCTGTCTCGCTCCAAAGCTGGTCAGTTACAAGAAGACCTGGTAGTGTATGATGGAGTGCACGATGTTTTGCTATTGCCGCATGCCGATGGGCAATCAATACCGATAACACTCGAAGCCGCAGGAATCCGAGTACCGAAGTGGTATTGGAAAATAATCATATCGCCCGTTGCTAGTGCCGGTATTGCGTTCATCACCAATAACGACCCATTCCGAGTTGACATGCCCGACAATGAACTGCTTTGTGAAGATGTGTGTCAACAGTACGGTTGGAATGAAGtgagatttaaaaatttcaccCGTGGATATACCTACTGTTGCACGGTGGATGGTTTGCGAGAAGCTATTAATGATATTCCTAGAGAATTTCAGGTGAATTATGTGTTACACAAACGAGAAGAATAA
- the LOC134220073 gene encoding uncharacterized protein LOC134220073 isoform X2: MKIVKLLRTILLFALIRPGRSQCSVNLQEHLGPLEPLFIKDGQLWAPDGPALTWEAHESTIVACSKVKFINASNNTAYLTCVSGQDFLVDETPLNSVELQCSGRMTGEVDDTGEQCGSNGTLLKLGFDVESVGFVTYIESCYDRPDASVIFTKHIIPGKAIARSEIQAKKFLQGGSYYLARGHLAPDADGVYRSWQWATFFYVNVAPQWQVINAGNWLVVENLSRSKAGQLQEDLVVYDGVHDVLLLPHADGQSIPITLEAAGIRVPKWYWKIIISPVASAGIAFITNNDPFRVDMPDNELLCEDVCQQYGWNEVRFKNFTRGYTYCCTVDGLREAINDIPREFQVNYVLHKREE; this comes from the exons ATGAAAATTGTTAAGCTGCTGAGGACCATTCTACTCTTCGCTCTAATACGACCGGGACGTTCAC AGTGCAGCGTGAATCTTCAAGAGCACTTGGGACCGTTGGAACCCTTGTTTATCAAGGATGGACAATTGTGGGCCCCTGATGGACCGGCGCTGACTTGGGAAGCTCACGAAAGCACGATAGTTGCATGCAGCAAAGTAAAGTTCATAAACG CAAGCAACAACACAGCATATCTCACGTGCGTGTCAGGGCAGGATTTTCTCGTGGATGAAACACCACTCAACTCGGTGGAGCTGCAATGCTCTGGTCGAATGACCGGGGAGGTCGATGACACTGGAGAGCAATGTGGATCCAACGGAACTTTGTTGAAGTTGGGATTTGATGTTGAATCGGTGGGATTTGTAACGTATATAGAATCGTGCTACGATAGGCCAGATGCATCGGTTATTTTTACCAAGCATATCATTCCCGGAAAGGCTATTGCAC GTTCTGAGATCCAAGCCAAGAAGTTTCTACAGGGTGGGTCGTACTATTTGGCCCGAGGCCACCTGGCTCCGGATGCGGATGGCGTTTATAGATCATGGCAGTGGGCCACTTTTTTCTATGTGAACGTAGCGCCACAATGGCAA GTTATCAACGCAGGTAACTGGCTAGTGGTGGAAAATCTGTCTCGCTCCAAAGCTGGTCAGTTACAAGAAGACCTGGTAGTGTATGATGGAGTGCACGATGTTTTGCTATTGCCGCATGCCGATGGGCAATCAATACCGATAACACTCGAAGCCGCAGGAATCCGAGTACCGAAGTGGTATTGGAAAATAATCATATCGCCCGTTGCTAGTGCCGGTATTGCGTTCATCACCAATAACGACCCATTCCGAGTTGACATGCCCGACAATGAACTGCTTTGTGAAGATGTGTGTCAACAGTACGGTTGGAATGAAGtgagatttaaaaatttcaccCGTGGATATACCTACTGTTGCACGGTGGATGGTTTGCGAGAAGCTATTAATGATATTCCTAGAGAATTTCAGGTGAATTATGTGTTACACAAACGAGAAGAATAA